From Lujinxingia litoralis, the proteins below share one genomic window:
- the uvrB gene encoding excinuclease ABC subunit UvrB, with product MSQPRTTPRRQKFELVTEYSPQGDQPRAIEQMVAGLERGERHQTLLGATGTGKTFAIANTIAQVNRPTLVMAPNKTLAAQLYAEFKELFPHNAVEYFVSYYDYYQPEAYIPSTDTFIEKDSAINDAIDRMRHSATRSLFERNDVLIVASVSCIYGLGSGEAYMGMLLFLEEGDQVRRDSVLEKLVEMQFKRRDADFHRGTFRVRGDVVEIFPAHEEDKAIRIEFFGDEVEAIYEIDPLRGRRIQQLSKIAVYPNTHYAVLPEKKKMAMESIKAELRERLEELVARGMLLEAQRLEQRTQFDLEMIATMGFCNGIENYSRHFSGRDPGQAPPCLFDYFPEDYLLVLDESHVTVPQIGGMYRGDRSRKTTLVEHGFRLPSAMDNRPLKFEEWENHINQVIFVSATPGDYELEKCEGVVVEQIIRPTGLIDPEIEIRPALEQVDDVYGEIRLRIEQGERVLVTTLTKRMSEDLTEYLEELGIKVRYLHSDIDTIERMNLIRDLRKGVFDVLIGINLLREGLDIPEVSLVAILDADKEGFLRSTRSLIQTIGRAARNAKGKVILYADRLTHSIKEAVEETNRRREIQAAYNLEHGITPRTVTKRISDLEEHVPANPDAPAGPSGLPAGVDAVSADEELTPQLLEKRIEKLKEAMKAAAKELRFEDAAKLRDELRATQARFLGVA from the coding sequence GTGTCTCAGCCCCGCACCACACCCCGCCGCCAGAAGTTCGAGCTTGTCACCGAGTACTCTCCCCAGGGCGATCAGCCCCGGGCGATCGAGCAGATGGTCGCCGGGCTGGAGCGTGGCGAGCGCCACCAGACCCTGCTCGGCGCCACCGGGACCGGCAAGACCTTTGCGATCGCCAACACCATCGCGCAGGTCAACCGCCCCACCCTGGTGATGGCCCCCAACAAGACTCTGGCCGCCCAGCTCTACGCCGAGTTCAAAGAGCTCTTCCCGCATAACGCCGTGGAGTATTTCGTAAGCTATTACGACTACTACCAGCCCGAGGCCTACATCCCCTCCACCGACACCTTCATCGAGAAGGATTCGGCGATCAACGACGCCATCGACCGGATGCGCCACTCGGCCACGCGCAGCCTCTTTGAGCGCAACGACGTGCTGATCGTGGCCTCGGTCAGCTGCATCTACGGCCTGGGCAGTGGCGAGGCCTACATGGGGATGTTGCTCTTTTTGGAGGAGGGCGACCAGGTGCGCCGCGACAGCGTGCTGGAGAAGCTGGTGGAGATGCAGTTCAAGCGCCGCGACGCCGACTTCCACCGCGGCACCTTTCGGGTGCGCGGCGACGTGGTGGAGATCTTCCCGGCCCACGAGGAGGATAAGGCCATCCGCATCGAGTTCTTTGGCGATGAGGTCGAAGCGATCTACGAGATCGACCCGCTCCGGGGCCGCCGCATCCAGCAGCTCTCCAAGATCGCGGTGTATCCCAACACCCACTACGCGGTGCTCCCCGAGAAGAAGAAGATGGCGATGGAGTCGATCAAGGCCGAGCTGCGCGAGCGCCTGGAGGAGCTGGTGGCGCGCGGGATGCTCCTGGAGGCCCAGCGTCTGGAGCAGCGCACCCAGTTCGACCTGGAGATGATCGCGACGATGGGGTTCTGCAACGGCATCGAGAACTACTCGCGCCACTTCTCCGGGCGAGATCCCGGCCAGGCCCCGCCCTGCCTCTTTGACTACTTTCCCGAAGACTACCTGCTGGTGTTGGACGAGTCCCACGTCACCGTGCCGCAGATCGGCGGGATGTACCGGGGCGACCGCTCCCGCAAGACCACCCTGGTGGAGCACGGCTTTCGCCTGCCCAGCGCCATGGACAACCGCCCCTTGAAATTCGAGGAATGGGAGAACCACATCAACCAGGTCATCTTTGTCTCGGCCACCCCGGGCGACTACGAGCTGGAGAAGTGCGAGGGCGTGGTCGTTGAACAGATCATTCGCCCCACCGGACTGATCGACCCCGAGATCGAGATCCGTCCGGCGCTGGAGCAGGTCGACGACGTCTACGGCGAAATCCGCCTGCGCATTGAGCAGGGCGAGCGCGTGCTGGTCACCACGCTGACCAAGCGCATGAGCGAGGATTTGACCGAGTACCTCGAAGAGCTCGGGATCAAGGTGCGCTACCTCCACAGCGACATCGACACCATTGAGCGCATGAACCTGATCCGCGACCTGCGCAAGGGGGTCTTCGATGTGCTCATCGGCATCAACCTCTTGCGCGAGGGCCTGGACATCCCGGAGGTCAGCCTGGTGGCGATCCTCGACGCCGACAAGGAGGGCTTTCTGCGCTCGACCCGCAGCCTGATCCAGACCATCGGGCGCGCGGCGCGCAACGCCAAGGGCAAGGTCATCCTCTACGCCGACCGCCTCACCCACTCGATCAAGGAGGCCGTCGAGGAGACCAACCGCCGCCGCGAGATTCAGGCGGCCTACAACCTGGAGCATGGCATCACGCCGCGCACCGTCACCAAGCGCATCTCCGACCTGGAGGAGCATGTCCCGGCCAACCCCGACGCTCCGGCCGGCCCGAGCGGGCTCCCCGCTGGCGTGGACGCGGTCTCGGCAGACGAGGAGCTGACCCCGCAGCTTTTGGAGAAGCGCATCGAAAAACTCAAGGAGGCGATGAAGGCCGCCGCCAAAGAGCTGCGCTTTGAAGACGCCGCGAAGCTACGCGACGAGCTGCGCGCCACCCAGGCCCGTTTTCTGGGCGTGGCGTAA
- a CDS encoding 4Fe-4S binding protein, with translation MRQKGTLGWLKHDLTHRGPTAWLLTVGLFAFYFILYYGGRTLAGVPVPDLFTPLAQLLHLPSKWTFYGLLYTLAVTLGGGYVIYKYRHNRYQVVRTSVVIFVQATLAFSVPWVLSIFEQPEYYFSYLWPLKIEYFYPSTILSMPLPFILFSLLGSLILVPLLGIFFGKRWYCSWVCGCGGLANTAGEPFRHLSNKSTRAWNFEKWSIHITLFLALVTTALVIASWGVGENYPAFAERTASLRSLYGFVVVTLLSGIIGVALYPVGGTRVWCRYFCPMAAILGLVQKFGRYRIRVKDNMCISCGMCSTYCEMGIDVRAYAQRNQDFVRASCVGCGICAEVCPRGVLRLENRWRRDPQELSMDALLNESYRD, from the coding sequence GTGAGACAGAAAGGAACCCTGGGCTGGCTCAAACACGACCTGACCCACCGCGGGCCCACCGCCTGGCTTTTGACCGTGGGGCTCTTTGCCTTCTACTTCATCCTCTACTACGGGGGGCGCACCCTGGCCGGGGTGCCCGTCCCGGATCTCTTCACCCCCCTGGCACAGCTGCTGCATCTGCCCAGCAAGTGGACCTTCTACGGGCTGCTCTACACCCTGGCGGTGACCCTGGGCGGGGGGTACGTCATCTACAAGTACCGCCATAACCGCTACCAGGTGGTGCGCACCTCGGTGGTGATTTTTGTGCAGGCCACCCTGGCCTTCTCGGTACCCTGGGTGCTCTCGATCTTTGAGCAACCCGAGTACTACTTCAGCTACCTGTGGCCGCTGAAGATCGAGTACTTCTACCCCTCGACGATCCTGTCGATGCCCCTGCCCTTTATCCTCTTCAGCCTGCTGGGCTCGCTGATTCTGGTCCCGCTGCTGGGGATCTTTTTTGGCAAGCGCTGGTACTGCTCCTGGGTCTGCGGCTGCGGGGGCCTGGCCAACACCGCCGGGGAGCCCTTTCGACACCTCTCCAACAAATCCACCCGGGCCTGGAACTTTGAGAAGTGGTCGATCCACATCACGCTCTTTCTGGCGCTGGTGACCACCGCCCTGGTGATCGCCTCCTGGGGGGTGGGAGAGAACTATCCGGCCTTTGCCGAACGCACCGCCAGCCTGCGCTCGCTCTACGGGTTTGTGGTCGTGACGCTGCTCTCCGGGATCATCGGCGTGGCGCTCTACCCGGTGGGCGGCACCCGGGTCTGGTGCCGCTACTTCTGCCCGATGGCCGCCATTTTGGGCCTGGTGCAAAAATTCGGGCGCTACCGCATCCGCGTCAAAGACAACATGTGCATCAGCTGCGGGATGTGCTCGACCTACTGCGAGATGGGCATCGATGTGCGCGCCTACGCCCAACGCAACCAGGACTTTGTGCGGGCCAGCTGCGTGGGCTGCGGGATCTGCGCCGAGGTCTGCCCCCGCGGCGTGCTGCGCCTGGAGAACCGCTGGCGGCGCGATCCCCAGGAGCTCTCCATGGACGCCCTGCTCAACGAGAGCTACCGCGACTGA
- a CDS encoding NAD(P)/FAD-dependent oxidoreductase, with product MHVVIVGNGVAGTEAALAIRRRLDPSRARITLISEEHPYFFSRTALMYAYMERMQRRDLEPYERGVWARQQIERIQNRVVDIDADAHTLTLGSGATLSYDRLLLAVGARPRMVPFKGLEQVKDGLVNFVSMQDLDACERLTWSTDQAVVIGGGLIGVELAESFVHHKIQVSFVVREPYFWPAALAEEEGQLISEEIRRHGIELILEREVERIDTDARGRVSAVHLSDERRLDCQMLGVAIGVTPNVEWLREVKTAPALARGICVDRSFRTSLPDVFAAGDCAEIDRGEDQPPLLETIWYSAKLQGQLAAAAILGDAIRYEPPIFYNSSKFFGIEYTTVGQCVNLAPGTRSLYRKHPTRPITQRIIFDEERVLGFSMLGSRWDHTLLTQWIAERRPLDYVREHLGRAQFDVEFGRVELSTFQEEERTL from the coding sequence ATGCATGTTGTCATCGTGGGCAATGGCGTCGCCGGCACCGAGGCGGCGCTGGCCATTCGCCGACGCCTGGACCCCTCGCGAGCGCGCATCACCCTCATCAGCGAAGAGCACCCCTACTTCTTTTCGCGTACCGCCCTGATGTACGCCTACATGGAGCGGATGCAACGCCGCGATCTCGAGCCCTACGAGCGCGGGGTCTGGGCGCGCCAGCAGATTGAGCGCATCCAAAACCGCGTGGTCGATATCGACGCCGATGCCCACACGCTGACGCTGGGCTCCGGGGCCACCCTGAGCTACGACCGCCTCCTGCTGGCCGTGGGGGCGCGCCCCCGCATGGTCCCCTTTAAGGGGCTGGAGCAGGTGAAAGACGGGCTGGTGAACTTTGTCTCGATGCAGGACCTCGACGCCTGCGAGCGCCTGACCTGGTCCACCGACCAGGCCGTCGTCATCGGCGGCGGTCTCATCGGCGTCGAGCTCGCCGAGAGCTTTGTGCACCACAAAATCCAGGTGAGCTTCGTGGTGCGCGAGCCCTACTTCTGGCCGGCGGCCCTGGCCGAGGAGGAGGGGCAGCTGATCAGCGAGGAGATCCGCCGCCACGGCATCGAACTCATCCTGGAGCGCGAGGTCGAGCGCATCGACACCGACGCCCGGGGCCGGGTCAGCGCGGTGCATTTAAGCGATGAGCGCCGCCTGGACTGCCAGATGCTCGGGGTAGCCATCGGGGTGACCCCCAACGTCGAGTGGCTGCGCGAGGTCAAAACGGCGCCGGCGCTGGCCCGGGGCATCTGCGTGGACCGCAGCTTTCGCACCTCGCTGCCCGATGTGTTTGCCGCCGGCGACTGCGCCGAAATCGACCGTGGCGAGGACCAGCCTCCCCTGCTGGAGACCATCTGGTACTCGGCCAAACTCCAGGGCCAGCTGGCCGCGGCCGCCATCCTGGGCGATGCGATACGCTACGAGCCGCCGATCTTCTACAACAGCTCCAAATTCTTCGGCATCGAGTACACCACCGTGGGCCAGTGCGTGAACCTGGCCCCGGGCACCCGCTCGCTCTACCGCAAGCACCCCACGCGCCCGATCACCCAGCGCATCATCTTTGATGAGGAGCGGGTGCTGGGCTTTAGCATGCTGGGCTCGCGCTGGGATCACACCCTGCTGACGCAGTGGATCGCCGAGCGCCGCCCGCTGGATTATGTGCGCGAGCATCTGGGCCGCGCCCAGTTCGACGTGGAGTTTGGCCGCGTCGAACTGTCGACGTTTCAGGAAGAGGAGCGCACGCTGTGA
- a CDS encoding metallophosphoesterase family protein yields the protein MNAFEPVKILYTGDLHLGRRPSRIPSSRRGLSVATIWEAIVQAAIDHRVDLVALTGDVVDRENRYYEAIGPLECGLKRLREANIATYAVSGNHDFDVLSKLHRVLGDSHFHLLGKEGTWESALFERQGQPVLQLIGWSYPTQHVKRSPLAALPDLQSDLPTVGLLHADLDQPTSSYAPVTTSELAQHPVAAWLLGHIHAPQEHRTPSNGLILYPGSPQPLHPGEPGAHGPWLVEVGASEAVQATHLPLASLRYRPLRIDLTTVQSEDDFKHVVPSKIREDLQSLVAQQNTLKHVVYRITLEGRTKLHRSLDSLYRSLQTDLELSYQRAHASIDTVFINTTPELDLNILARGNDPPGVLASLILDLQKGVIDASRKSLFNELRRTLEKAHKASAFSPLLADQQTRDFIKDDAITQMIIAQGLSLLDALHAQKIQEDL from the coding sequence ATGAATGCATTCGAGCCAGTAAAAATACTCTACACAGGAGACCTTCACCTGGGCCGCCGGCCCAGCCGAATCCCCTCCTCACGACGCGGACTAAGCGTAGCGACAATCTGGGAAGCTATCGTACAGGCCGCAATTGACCATCGTGTGGATCTCGTGGCGCTCACGGGCGACGTTGTCGACCGGGAGAACCGTTATTACGAAGCCATAGGACCGCTCGAGTGTGGGCTGAAGCGCCTTCGGGAAGCCAACATTGCAACCTACGCCGTATCAGGCAACCACGACTTTGATGTTCTCTCAAAGCTCCACAGGGTACTCGGCGACAGTCATTTTCACCTTTTGGGCAAAGAGGGCACCTGGGAATCAGCGCTTTTCGAGCGCCAGGGCCAGCCTGTACTGCAGCTCATCGGCTGGTCCTACCCCACACAGCATGTGAAGCGCTCTCCCCTGGCTGCTCTTCCCGACCTGCAAAGCGATCTACCGACGGTGGGCCTGCTTCACGCTGACCTCGATCAGCCCACAAGCTCCTACGCGCCGGTGACCACCTCGGAGCTCGCACAGCATCCCGTCGCCGCCTGGCTCCTCGGGCATATCCACGCCCCTCAGGAGCACCGTACCCCCTCAAATGGCCTGATTCTCTACCCCGGCTCGCCTCAACCCCTTCACCCTGGCGAACCCGGAGCCCATGGCCCTTGGCTGGTAGAAGTCGGTGCGAGCGAAGCGGTCCAGGCCACGCACCTCCCCCTGGCCTCCCTGCGCTATCGCCCCCTTCGAATCGATCTCACCACCGTGCAAAGCGAGGACGACTTTAAACACGTCGTCCCATCGAAGATTCGCGAGGATCTTCAAAGCCTTGTCGCGCAGCAGAACACACTAAAACACGTCGTCTATCGCATCACGCTGGAGGGCCGCACCAAACTTCACCGCAGTCTCGACTCACTTTACCGGAGCCTGCAGACCGATCTGGAGCTCTCCTATCAGAGAGCTCATGCGTCCATCGACACTGTGTTTATCAACACAACCCCCGAACTTGACCTTAACATACTGGCCCGCGGGAACGACCCACCAGGCGTTCTGGCCAGCCTGATTCTCGACCTACAAAAGGGGGTTATCGACGCATCCCGAAAATCTCTCTTCAACGAGCTGCGTAGAACGCTAGAAAAGGCCCACAAAGCAAGCGCGTTCTCCCCCCTTCTTGCCGACCAACAGACCCGGGATTTCATCAAGGATGACGCCATCACCCAGATGATCATCGCCCAGGGTTTGTCGCTCCTTGATGCCCTGCACGCTCAGAAAATCCAGGAGGATCTGTGA